The following is a genomic window from Planctomycetia bacterium.
TGCGCATGACAAGGAGCGCCTCGACGACTCCGCCAAAATGCGCAACCGCCGAGCGCGCCAACAATGCCGTCGGCTGATAGCCCAGTTGCCACTTTCGCGTCCAGTGCGATGGGATAGGCGTCCAGCAATCAATCGCCGGCGGACTCATCGCCCCCTGAATCGACTTGGCCAGCAACGAACCCAGAAAATGATCCATCGTGAACGATCGCTTGAATCGGAGGATCAACGCCTTCAGCGGCCCGGCATACGTTCCGACTCGAACGAACGAGTGAAATCGCCCCCGGGTAAGCCCGGTAACGCATCGTGTGCATCGTGCATCATGCAGAAGATACGCCCCCCTGCTCTCTCCACAGTGCCGGCAATAGGGTACGTCAATGACCGCGGTAAGCTCCGCGGCGCATGCGGCGCACAGGTCACGCTCGTCAAGCCCGATGGAATGATCGCAGGCAGCGCACACCCGGGGAAGCACGAGGTCTCCAATTGCAGCCGCCGCCCGGGAAAGACTCGCAAGCGCTGTCACGCTTCAACCCTCGTTGGAACCAGCCTATTCCGGATTCTGCCCCGGCGCGTCGTCATCGCCTCCGGTCGGCAACTCTCCGCCGGCATCCGAAGGCTGTTCTGCAACGTCTCGCGCGGCAGCGGATGCATCTTCGTCGGCCTCCTCCGACGCGATGCGCGCCACCGACACCACCTTGTCGCCCTCGTCCGGCTTCATCAGCTTGACGCCCTGTGTGGCGCGGCCGATCTCGCGAAGCTGGGAGACCTCGGTGCGAAGCATGATCCCCTGAGCGGATATGAGCATGAGTTCATCGGCATCGGTCACAGCGCGAAGCGCCACAACGTCGCCGTTCCGCTCATTCGCCCGGATATTGATGACGCCGCTTCCTCCGCGCTTCTGAAGTCGATAGGCGTCGATGTCGGTTCGCTTGCCGAATCCGTTCTCGCAGACCGTCAACAGGCTCATCTCGGGGCGGATCACGGCCATATCGACAACTTCGTCGTCTCGATCGAGGCTGATGCCGCGCACGCCGCCCGCCGCGCGACCCATCGCCCGCACGTCGGTGTGCATGAAGCGAATCGACATGCCCTTGCGTGTTCCAAGCACCACCTGGTCGTCCTCGCCCACGAGTTGCACACGGATCAACGAGTCCGCCGGATCGAGACCGATGGCGATAATCCCGCTCGGTCGAGGTCGGGAGAAAGCGCCCAGCGCGGTCTTCTTGACCGTGCCTTGTGCCGTGGCGAAGAGGACGAATTTCTCCTCGAACTGCGATACCGGAAGAACGGCGGTCACCGTCTCGCTGTCCTGAAGCCTGAGCAGGTTGGCGATCGATCGCCCGCGCGCGGTCCGGGCCATCTCCGGGATGTCATAGACCTTCAGCCAATAAACGCGCCCGCGCGTCGTAAAGAAGAGCAGGTAGTTATGCGTGCTGGCGACGAAGACATGCTCAAGGAAATCGCCTTCCTTGGTGTCGCTCGCCCGAATGCCGCGGCCGCCGCGACCCTGGCTGCGGTATGTGTCCGTGCTGACGCGCTTAATGTAGCCTTGGTGAGAAATCGTCACGATGACCGGAAGGTCTTCGATCAATTCCTCCATGCAGAACTCGCCGACGGCGGCGGTGATCTCTGTGCGTCGCGGATCCGCGTACTTCGCCTTCATCTCGTGAATGTCTTCGCGAAGAATATCCAATACCCGCGCAGGCTCCGCGAGGATCGCCGCGTAACCGTCGATTTCGGCGACGAGTCCGACGTATTCCTTTGCCAGCTTTTCCACCTCGAGGCCTGTCAACCTTTGCAGTTGCATCGAGAGGATCGCCTGGGCCTGGACGCCGGTCAGGAACTGATCAGCGGCCCCCGCCTTCCTGGCGAACTGCTGAGGCAGCAGCTTGTAGAGCGCTGCCGAATCCGCGAGCCGAAGCGGTCGCGCCATGAGGCTCTGTTTCGCGGCATCGGGATTTGCCGACTTGCGGATCAGTTGAATGATGGCGTCGATGTCACCCACCGCGAGGATCAGGCCCTCAAGAATATGGGCCCGTTGCCGCGCCTTGCGAAGCAGAAAGCGCGTTCTCCGCGTCACGATGTCCTTGCGGTGATCGAGGTAATACTCCATCAACTGCTTGATGGACAACGTCTGGGGCTGCTTGCCGACCAGCGCGATATTCGTGACCGCGAAATTCGTCTGAAGCGGCGTGTACTGGTAGAGCTTATTAAGCACCACGTCGCCGCTCACCCCCGACTTGCATTCGACAACCAGCCGAATGGCGTGCTTGCGGTCGGACTCGTCCCGCACGTCGGAGACTTCCGGCAGACGGCCGTCCTTGACGCACTGGGCGATTTTCTCGGTGATCGTGTTCTTCAGGATGTTGAACGGAATCTCATCAACGACGATGCGCGTTCGATCGCCTTTCATCTCCTCAAAGTGCGTCTTGGCACGCAATGTCATCGAGCCGCGCCCGCGCGTATAGGCATCGATAATGCCCTGACGACCGCAGATCATCGCCCCGGTGGGGAAGTCCGGTCCCGGAACGTGCTTCATCAATTCCTGAATGGATATCGCGGGATTCTCGATGAGCGCGATGAGCCCATCGCAAATCTCGCCGAGGTTGTGCGGCGGCATGCTCGTCGCCATGCCGACGGCGATGCCCATGCTGCCGTTAACAAGGAGATTCGGAAACTTCGACGGAAGCACCACCGGCTCGGTCGTCGTTTCGTCATAGTTGGGAACGAAGTCGGTGGTCTCCTTGTCGATGTCCTCCAGCATCTCCATGGTCGGCGATGCCATGCGCGCTTCCGTATACCGCATGGCGGCCGGCGGATCGCCGTCGATTGAGCCGAAGTTACCCTGACCGTCGATCAATGGGTACCGCATGGCAAACGGCTGCGCCATACGCACCAGCGTGGGATAGACCACGGCCTCGCCGTGCGGGTGATAATTGCCGGAAGTGTCGCCCGAGATCTTGGCGCATTTTCGATGGGCCGTGCGCGGCCCCAGCTTCAGGTCGTGCATCGCCACCAGAATGCGCCGCTGCGAGGGCTTAAGACCGTCGCGGACATCAGGAAGAGCGCGCGCCACGATGACGCTCATCGCGTAGCGCAAATAGGAATCCTGCATCTCCTCGACAATCGGCAGGTTTCGCGATGGATTAGGCAATGCGGCCGGCGGATCAGGCTGGTTTTGGTCGGTCATCCGTTTCTTCGACTCCGTCAGGATTACCGGGCAAAAATCATGCCGCCCGGACAGGGGGAATTGTAGTGCAATTCAAGCACCCTGACGAGCATGGCACGCCCCCGCAGAATCGATAAAAAAGGCGAACCACGGAGCCGGAAAGCAGGGTAGGGGGCTGGCAATAAAGAAGACCGTCAGCGCGCCCCGGGGCCGGCGAGTTCGGCGACAAACAACATGCACTCGGCGAGTAGCTGTTCCTCGTTGCAACCTTTGGTAACAAGCTGTGAAATCCGGGCGACAATCGCGCTGCCGACAATGGCGCCGTCGGCAAACGTACAAACTTCGCGAACCTGATCGGCAGTTCCGATGCCGAAACCGACCAGAACCGGCCGCTGGGTCCGCTGGCGAATGTCCTCCAAATGACCGCGCAGGTCGGGGGGTAGCTTTCCTCTCGCCCCGGTCGTGCCCTGCACCGAGACGTAGTAGAGAAATCCGCCGGCAAGACGGGCGATGCGATCCTGCCGATCGGGCGGGGTTGTCGGTGCGACGAGCATCGCGACGCGAAGCCCGGCGGCGTGAACGCGCTCGACAATCGCGGGGGCCTCTTCGAGGGAGATGTCGGGAATGATGAGTCCGTCGATGCCCGCGGCCGCTGCCCTCGCGATAAATTCGTCCGCTCCGATGCGATAAATGATGGAGGCGGAAACCATCCCGAGGATGGGGTAACTCACATCGCGCCTGACGGAGGCGATCAAAGCGAAGATATCGTCCACGCGCGTTCCGGCGGCGAGGCTGTGAGTGAAAGCCTCCTGAATCACCGGGCCGTCTGCAATCGGGTCGGAGAAGGGAAATCCGATCTCGACGCCGCGAATCGGGAGCGATTCGAGACCTCGAAGGAGGGACGCAGTAAATGCAACACTCGGATAGCCCGCGGGGATGAACGGCCAGAGGCCGGAAGGCTGTGCCGCCAGGGTGGCATCAATTCGATTGACCGGATTAGTGCTCAACGCTCTTCCCCCTGAGCCGGGCGACCTCGACGCAGTCCTTGTCGCCACGGCCCGAGAGACTAACGACAATCATCTTGTCCCGCCCTAGCTTCGGCGCAAGTTTGACGACGTGAGCGATGGCATGGGCCGTCTCCAGCGCGGGAATGATGCCCTCGGTGCGACTGAGCAACTCAAAAGCCGCAAGCGCCTCATCGTCCGTGGCACTGACGTATTCAGCACGGCCGGTAGCGGACCAGTAAGCGTGCTCGGGGCCGACGCCGGGATAGTCCAGTCCCGCCGAGACGGAGTGGACCGGGAGCGTCTGCCCGTCGTCATCCTGAAGCACAATCGTGTGCATGCCGTGAAGCACGCCGGGGCGGCCCTTGGAAATCGTGGCGCTGTGCCGTCTGTCGAGACCTTCGCCGGCCGCTTCGACGCCGATAAGACGGACGCCGACGTCGTTTATGAATGGGTGGAATATTCCGGCGGCGTTGCTGCCTCCTCCGACGCAGGCAACCACGGCATCCGGCAGGCGACCCGAAAGCGCCAGGGCCTGTTGTCGGGCCTCGCGACCGATGACAGATTGGAGGTCGCGGACGATCAGAGGAAATGGGTGGGGACCCATCACAGAACCGATCACATAGTGGGTGGTGCTAACGGAAGCGATCCAGTCGCGTAGTGCCTCGTTAATGGCATCCTTGAGGGTGCGCTGGCCGCTTTCCACCGGAACGACGCGCGCGCCCATGAGCTCCATGCGATAGACATTCAGACGCTGACGCCGGACATCCTCCGCCCCCATGTACACCACACACTCGAGTCCAAAGACGCAGGCGGCTGTTGCCGTGGCCACGCCGTGCTGGCCCGCACCGGTCTCGGCAATGATGCGCCGCTTGCCCATTCGCTTGGCAAGAATGGCCTGACCCAGCGTATTGTTGATCTTGTGCGCCCCGGTATGGTTGAGATCCTCGCGCTTCAGGTAGATGGCCGCGCCGCCGAGTTGCTCACTGAGCCTCGCCGCGTGATAGAGCGGGCTCGGACGGCCCACGTAATTCTGCAGGTATCCGTCCAATTCCGCCCAGAATGCTGCGTCATGCCGAGCGGTCGCATAGGCCTGCTCAAGGTCGGTCAGTGCCGACATGAGCGATTCCGGAACGAACTGCCCGCCGAAATTGCCGAACCGCCCGGAGGCGTCGGGAATAGTCTTCTGCGGGTCGAAAGAGGTCATAAACGGCTCCCAGGGGCTCGAAAATCCATCATAAGACGCATCCGGTGGACGGCCAAATCGCCCAATTGAAGATTGTTCTCTCGCCTGCAGTAGGCCGATACAATATCCCTATGGCAACACGTCCCTTTGAAACGGCGGGATCACTCAAGTCCCCAATGGTTCGACAGATATCGGTCTTTCTCGAAGACCGTGTCGGGGCACTGATGCGTCTCTTCAAGGCATTCGAAGGATCGGACGTCCGGGTTGTGGCGATGTCGGTCGTTCACGCAATCGACTGCGCCATTATCCGGGTCATCTGCGACCAGCATGACGCCGCCGTCGAGATCCTTGAAAAGCGCGGCTTCCCCCTGAGTCAGACCGAGCTGCTAGTTGTTGAAGTGCCGCACGGCCACGGATTGATGTCCATCTGCTCCGCCCTGCTCGCCGGCGAGGTCAACATCGACTATGCCTACCCGCTGCTGGTGCGCCCGGCAGGCCGCGCTGCCCTGGCCATCCACACAGACAGCGTTGAGACCGCGGTCCAGGTTTTTCGCCTGCGCAAGTTTCAACTCATGTCCGAAGACGACCTCGGCCCCGGCCCGGTCCGCTGAATCAACCGTCCCACTAATCAGCCCGAAACCCCGCTGCAGGAAATGCAGTGACGAGCCTGCGCCTGGACGATCGGGCTGTTTCCCTTCGACGTACGCCCCGTCCCGCATTAGAATCCAACGCTTAACCCGCTGCACCCGGGCGATTAGCTCAGTTGGTTAGAGCACCTCGTTTACACCGAGGGGGTCGGGGGTTCGAGTCCCTCATCGCCCAGTGCCCACCCATTTTCATTCTCGGCTCGAATAAGAGCGCTTTTGCCGGATTCACATTTCAAGCCGGCTTTCGAAATACCCTGTACAGGGCCGGAACACACAGGAGATTCATCAGCGTGGATGTGACGAGGCCGCCGGTGATGACGACGGCGAGCGGGTACTCAATCTCGTGGCCCGGTCTGTCGCCTGCAATAACCAAAGGGGCGAGGCCGAGACCCGTGGACAGCGCGGTCATCAGAATCGGAGACAAGCGCTCTTCCGCACCGCGCAGCAGGAAGGATGCGCTCATGCACTCGCCTTCCTCGCGGAGCAGATGCTCGTAGTGGCTGACCATCATGATGCCATTTCGCCCGGCGATGCCGATCACCGTGACAAAACCCACGAGCGAGCCGAGTGACAGCACCCCTCCGGTAAGAAACGCGGCGGCCACGCCTCCAACGAGCGAGAAGGCAAGCGTAAGCAGGATCAGCCCCGTTAGGCGCACGGACTGGAATTCCACGTAAAGCAGAACAACGATTCCGGCGAAAGCCGCGAATGAGAAAACCAGCAATCGGCGCTGGGACGCCTGGCGGGCCTCAAACTCACCCAGAAACTCCGGGTGGTATTCGCGATCGAAACTCAGGGACCGCACCTTTGCCTCCACATCCCGCGCGACGCTTCCCAAATCACGGCCCTTTGCATTGCAGGTAATGTCGATGCGACGCGACGCTGACTCGCGCTTGATTTCGTTAGGTGCTGGAACAATCGCAATATCCGCAACGTCGCCCAGTCGCGTATGCCCGCTGCGGGGCAGGTCGATCAACAAGTCTCCTAGCCCGTTTGGGTCGGCCCGCAGTCTTAGATCCCCGAGGACCGCGACGTCGAAGACTTTTTGTCCCTCGAAGATTTCGCCGACTTTGACGCCTTGCAGTAGCGTCGTGGCAGCGCGGCGGACATCGCCCGCGGTCAGGCCGAACAGAGTCGCGGCGTCCGGCTTGAGTCGAACCAGAATCTGAGGCACAAGCGTTTGCGTCTCGACGTGAAGGTCAGTCACACCCGGAACCTCCGCCATAACCCTTTGGACTTCCTGCGCCTTGTCTCGAAGGATAGCGAGATCCGGACCAAACAACCGAACCACGATGCTCGCGCTCGAACCGGTCAGGACTTCTTTGATCCTCTCCTTCAGATATGTCAGCACATCTCGGTAAATGCCGGGGTACTCGTCGATGACCGCCTGAATCCGCGCCAAGGTCGCGGCAAAGTCCGCTTCCGGCTCAACGCTGATCCAGAGTTCGCAGAAATTTGGGCCGACGACTTCATCGGCGACCTCAGCGCGGCCCAGGTGCGCGCCGAAATTTCGTACGCCGGGAATGGCGCGTAGCTCTCGGCTTACGTTGATGGTGGAACGGGCCAACGCGTCGAGGGAAGTGCCCGGCTTTTCGACCCAATGCATCAGAAAATCGGTCTCTTGAAAACTCGGCAGGAATTCCTCGCCGAGGAGCGGAATGCTTAGTGCCGTCGCCAGGAGAATCGCCGCGACGCTCCAGCCAATTCGGGCGGGCCTGAAGAGCAATCTCGGGAGGAGATTCCTGTATTTCTCTTTGAGCCATCGAACCAGTCGGGAATCTTCCGCGACATGATTGGCTCCCGGGAGCAAGAAATAGGAAAGTGCCGGCGTCACCGTTAGGGCAACCAACAGAGACACGAGGATGGCGAGGATGTACGAAACCGCCAGCGGCCGAAAGAATGTGCCCGCCAGCCCCTCAAGGAAAAAGATGGGAACGAATACGAGGATAACGATCATGCTTGCGAACACGACCGCGCTTCGCACCTCAAGAGATGCACGCAGAACGACGCGGAAGCTCGACACCGGCGAGCCGGCAAGGGCGTTAAGCCGCAGACGCCGCGCGATGTTCTCGACGTCAATGATGGCGTCATCGACAACTTCGCCGACGGCGATGACAAGGCCGGCGAGCGTCATGACGTTGATCGTCCCGCCTCGCCAATAGAGAACGAGAATAGCCCCCAGGATGGACAGTGGAATGGCGACCAGGCTGATGACGGCGGTGCGCCAGTTAAACAAGAAGATCACAAGAATGATGGCGACAAGCAGCGCGCCCAGGAGCATGGCGTCCGTCAGATTATCAATCGAGCGCTCGATGAAAGTCGCCGGGCGGAAGATGGTGGAATCGATTTCGACGTCGCTCAGACCGGGGCGCAAGGCATCGAGCGCTGTCTCAACTTTTCGTGTTACTTCAAGCGTATTGCCCCAGGGCTGCTTCTCGACGATGAGCAGCAAACCCGGGCCGTCGTTGATCACCGCATCGCCGATGGGCACCGGATGCCCCTCAACCACCTCAGCGACGTCCCCCAGCCGGAGTATCCCCTGATCGGACTCGATAACCACCGCGCGTGCGAGTTCTTCGACAGTCTGAACAGCAGCAGCATGACGAATGGGAATCCGCTGGACCGGCGTATCGACGAAGCCACCCGCGGAAACCACCGTTGCATCACCGGCGGCGCGGACCACCTGATCCAACGAAACGCCGTGAAGTCGCAGGCGATCCGGATCCACGCGCACCTGTAACTGGCGGTCGCGCTGACCCCAGATGGCGACATTCGCGACGCCGGGGACGGCCATCAGATGCGGTCGAATCGACCACTTGGCGAGGGTGGTGAGCTCCACCTGAGAGAGCTTCTTCGACGACATCCCAATCTTCAGCACGCGGCTTAGCGATGACAACGGAGAGAGCATGACCGGCGGCCTGGCGACGGCGGGAAGCCGAGGAGCCTCAATCGCCAGGCGCTCCTGAACGAGTTGGCGGGCCTCCATGAGATCGACGTCTTCCTCCAGGTACAGGACGATGGAGGCAAGGCCGAGCACGGACTTCGAGCGCAGTGTCGTCAGCCACGGCGTGGCGTTCAGGACACTCTCAAGCGGAACCGTGATCAGGCTTTCGACTTCCTCAGTGGACAATCCAGGCGCTTCCACCTGGATTTCGATTCGTGGGGGCGCAAATTCCGGAAAAACGTCCAGCGGAACGACGGTGGCCGCGCGAAATCCGGCGACCACGCTGACCGCGGCCAGTGCAATGACCACTACGCGAAGCTGCAACGACGTCTTGACGATCCACGAAAGCATGATTCGGATGCGTGGCGCGCCGGCGGGCCTCGCAACTCCCTGTTGGTACTAGTGCCCCGCTCCGCCAAACTCAATGCCGAACAATTCGGACGAGCCCTCTACCACAATCCGAGATTTCTCCTGGAGTCCCTTGGCCAGCACCGCGAGGTCTCCGTCGACGCGGTCAACGGCGACGCGCAGTCGTGTAAAGGCGCCCGGCTCCACTTCTCGATAAACCCATTGCCCACCGTGGATATCGTGCACCACCGAGGCCCAGGGGACGACGAGCAGATCTGTTTTTGCGGTTGTTGGAATGTCCAATCTCAACCGTTGCCCCGGGAATAATGAAAGGGTGGGATTCTCGATTTCGTAATACCAATCCACGGTTGCGGTTGATGGATTCGCGGTCATCGGCGATGACAAGGGCTTCGCCAACAATGTGTAATTCTTTGAGTCGCCAAGGACGAATACCCGTGCCGCGTCGACTCCTTCAAGGGATGCCACGTCTCCAACGTAGACCGGCACTTTGATCCACAGCGGGTCGAGCGACGCAATTTCGCACAACGGAGCACCGGCGGCCACAGCTTGGCCGGCCGCAACGTAGATTTTCTGGAGTACGCCGTCGAATTGGGGCGAAATCGGCAGCGCAACGCCTGTTGCTGCATCCTCAAGGTCACTGAAAGTACGCTCCAGAACACTCAGCCGAGTTTGTGCGGCGTCCAGATTCGACTTCGCTAGACGGTGTCCGGCTTTGGCCTCATCAAGCGAACGAACCGATCCTGCGTTTTCCCTCAAGAGGCGCTCGGCTCGCTCCTGCGCAATCGCAGCGGCATCCAGCCTGACCAGGGCCGCCTCCACTTCGCCCCGAGCCTGGGCCATTGCCGTCTCGAGGTCCGCCTGGACTCGGGCCAGCGCGATTCGATCGGCGGGATTGAGGACCTCCCGATCTCCCCTGATGGATGGAAGCAATTCAAATAGGATTTCACCGGCTGAAACACTGATTCCGGGCCCGGGCCAGGTACGCGAGGACGTAGCTGTAATCGTTCCGGGAAAAGGTGATGAAAGGGTGATCGATCGCCCCTCCGGAATCACGGTCGTGCCGCCATACGTGCGGAATTGTTGAACGCTTTCGCGCACAACTTCAATCGTCCTGATCGCGAGGTGCTTGCGCGCATCATCGGAGAGCGTGACGGTCGTCAAGGCCGTTTCCGGCCTTGGGTTCTTGACGTCGACCCGCTTGACCGAGGCATGATCGCCGTCATTCGACGACGACGAATCGCAGCCGACGGCCATTGATGTCAGGCTCAGGGCAAACAAAATACAACGCAGGGCCTTGGTCATGAGTGTTCCGATTTCAAAAGAGCGACGCAGCAAGGATCTGCCTGCCAAAGTCAAGAAAGAACCCCAGGAAGCTCTGGACGAACATCACGAATAACTGGAATAACTGATCAAGGGGACTAGTCATTGCCACTGGAATCCTCCTCATGGTTGGATACATCTGCTTCAGGTGCGGACGGGCCGCGAGCCGCTTCAAATCGGCCACCCAGAGCTCCCGTCAGTTCCGCGATCGCCGTTCGGTAGTCTCGCAGTGCGTCGGCTGACAGCCGTTTCTGCATAAACTCAGCTTCCTGAGCATCGAGCAGGACGAGGACGCTCTCCTCACCGTTCTCGTACCGGCTCTCAGCGCTTTTCAGGTTTCCTTCCACCTGGGGCAGAATCTCATCCCTGAAAGAACTGACCAGTTCCGCCGCGATGCGGGCGTTATTGGCGGCCGTTCGAACTTCGGTCACAACCGAATCCAGGAGCTGCTCGCGCTCCTTTGAGATGCGCTGAAGGGTAAATCCTGCCTTGGCGATCTGGGCCTGATTCTGGTCCCAGATGGGAAGCGTCAGTTGAATCGTCGGACCGAGCATGCTGTCAATGATTTGCCGCCGCGCAAGATCGCGCTGGCCCTTTGACTCGATGGTCGGCGCCGTCGGCGCCCCCGCCGCAATCGACGCCCTGGCGGTATCCGCAAGGACCTTGCGTCCCGGTAGCGCGCGGCGCTCCGTTCGTTCGCCCTGCAGCCCAATCTCCAGACTGGGAAAAATCTTGAGAATCTGCAGGTCGATGTCGCGCTCGGCCGAGGCGACTCGGGCATCCGCCCACTGAATGTCGAATCGATTCGCCATCGCAGTCGCGATGAGGTTATCTTCCGGGGCGATGACTGGATCAACCGAATCAATTTCGCCGCTCAGGTTCCAGGAATCAGGCCAACGGGCAAGGCCGAGAATCTGGGCGAGGGCAAGACGGGAGTTCTGCAAATCGCGGGTCGCGCGACGGGACTCGTTCTCAGTATCGAGAACCTGTGTCCGGATCAGCCCTGCTTCCAGCGGATTTGCCTCTCCGGCCCGAAGCCGTGCGTCGGCCAGCGCGAGGGATTGGCGCGCCCGCTCTGAGTTCTGCCGGGCGATCTCTTCGAGTTGAGCGCGCCAAAACACATCGAAGCATGCGGACTTCGTGCGCGCGGCGATGCGCACAGCCTCATCGAGAACGGAAAACACCGTTTGCTGAAGCTGGGCCTCGGCAATCTGCTTTCGAACAGGAATCTGCCAAAGGTCTACCAGTTGTTGCGCAAATCCCAGGGTCAATTCGCTCCGCCCTCCGCCGTCTGGAAAGCGCGCGCCGATGACCAGTGATGGATTCGTGAGCAGCCGGGACTGAACGACATCCGCCTGTGAAGCGCCGATTGATTGAAAAAGGGCCTGAAAGGCGCGGTTGTTGAGCATGGCCATGCTGACGGCTTCCTCAATGGTCAGCCCGTCCGCAAGGAATGATCGCACTTTGTCGTCGACGAGCGATTCACCGGTCGGGTTATAGACTTCCTGCACGCCGAGTCGATTCTTGATTTCCGAACCCGCCTGCTCAAAGTTCGAAGCAGGATCCACACGGGCGCAACCCGTTCCAATCGCGGCGACAACTACCGCAGCAGCCATCAGACCCGACAAACACCCGCGTTCACCGAGAGGTGATCTTCGTCGTGAGTATCTCACAATCGCGACAACTTTCTTGAATGGAAAAAACATGTGGAAGACGACTGCGTTCCTCTCTCCCTGTCAGCGGCGCCCCAGGTGCGGAAGCCCGTCAATGGCGATTGTGTAGAAGATGTCCGCGCCCCAGTCGCCATTGACGCCTGCACCTCCCAGCGGTCCGAATGCACGGCAATGGTCGATTGTCCCGCTACCGTCCGGCACACGGAACACACGACCACGAATGCCGCGAGACACAGCGCAGCTCTTTGTCTCAGGCTCACAGGAGTCGTCATTCGAACCGTGAACCGCTCTTGGCCGATACCGGGCATTGTTCACGCCGGTTTGAACTCCAACCAACGCTTAAGTTCAACAGGCCCTCGACGTTATCGATCCGGCTAGTCGTCGTCGTGTTCTTCACCGTGTTCATCGTCCCGATCGTGCG
Proteins encoded in this region:
- a CDS encoding efflux RND transporter periplasmic adaptor subunit → MTKALRCILFALSLTSMAVGCDSSSSNDGDHASVKRVDVKNPRPETALTTVTLSDDARKHLAIRTIEVVRESVQQFRTYGGTTVIPEGRSITLSSPFPGTITATSSRTWPGPGISVSAGEILFELLPSIRGDREVLNPADRIALARVQADLETAMAQARGEVEAALVRLDAAAIAQERAERLLRENAGSVRSLDEAKAGHRLAKSNLDAAQTRLSVLERTFSDLEDAATGVALPISPQFDGVLQKIYVAAGQAVAAGAPLCEIASLDPLWIKVPVYVGDVASLEGVDAARVFVLGDSKNYTLLAKPLSSPMTANPSTATVDWYYEIENPTLSLFPGQRLRLDIPTTAKTDLLVVPWASVVHDIHGGQWVYREVEPGAFTRLRVAVDRVDGDLAVLAKGLQEKSRIVVEGSSELFGIEFGGAGH
- a CDS encoding TolC family protein; the protein is MDPASNFEQAGSEIKNRLGVQEVYNPTGESLVDDKVRSFLADGLTIEEAVSMAMLNNRAFQALFQSIGASQADVVQSRLLTNPSLVIGARFPDGGGRSELTLGFAQQLVDLWQIPVRKQIAEAQLQQTVFSVLDEAVRIAARTKSACFDVFWRAQLEEIARQNSERARQSLALADARLRAGEANPLEAGLIRTQVLDTENESRRATRDLQNSRLALAQILGLARWPDSWNLSGEIDSVDPVIAPEDNLIATAMANRFDIQWADARVASAERDIDLQILKIFPSLEIGLQGERTERRALPGRKVLADTARASIAAGAPTAPTIESKGQRDLARRQIIDSMLGPTIQLTLPIWDQNQAQIAKAGFTLQRISKEREQLLDSVVTEVRTAANNARIAAELVSSFRDEILPQVEGNLKSAESRYENGEESVLVLLDAQEAEFMQKRLSADALRDYRTAIAELTGALGGRFEAARGPSAPEADVSNHEEDSSGND